In one Lentimicrobium sp. L6 genomic region, the following are encoded:
- a CDS encoding 4Fe-4S dicluster domain-containing protein has protein sequence MVYLLIIMVLGLLFFLPIKGKFKLIKETPKTRISERNIMFSRSEITRRTELQEQYYKDFPEHKDLDEVWQKKAGLGAKESQFYAPLSFKASEASFHTIEFLRPIVNGAVNPIPEEISAEKLTEFVLNWGKKLGAISVGICDLKKEHLYTERGRGEAYGKKVENNHRFGIAFTVEMDEEYLSTGPAGPTLMESAYQYLNSGVISIQIAEFLRRMGYESRAHIDGDYELIAPLVARDAGLGELGRMGLLMTPELGPRVRIGVITTNAPLIISERKPDYSVHQFCNWCMKCAVVCPSQAIPKTPIEELDGAQRWKINHEKCFGYWCTSGTDCGRCMSVCPYAHKNNGLHNFVRWGIRNNVFFRYVAVHLDDVFYGKKPKPKKVPDWLEG, from the coding sequence ATGGTATATTTGCTAATCATCATGGTACTGGGTTTATTGTTTTTTCTTCCCATAAAAGGAAAATTTAAACTAATAAAAGAGACTCCGAAAACTCGAATCAGCGAGCGGAATATTATGTTTTCAAGGAGTGAAATCACAAGAAGAACTGAGCTGCAAGAACAATATTACAAGGACTTTCCTGAACATAAAGACTTGGATGAGGTTTGGCAAAAGAAAGCAGGTTTGGGTGCTAAAGAATCACAATTTTACGCTCCCCTAAGTTTCAAAGCTTCCGAGGCTAGTTTTCATACCATAGAATTTCTAAGACCCATTGTTAACGGTGCAGTGAATCCTATTCCAGAGGAAATAAGCGCAGAAAAACTCACCGAGTTTGTTTTAAATTGGGGAAAGAAGTTAGGAGCCATTTCTGTTGGTATTTGTGATTTGAAAAAGGAGCATCTCTATACAGAAAGAGGAAGAGGGGAGGCCTACGGAAAAAAAGTGGAGAATAATCATCGTTTTGGCATCGCTTTTACAGTGGAGATGGACGAGGAGTATTTGTCTACAGGTCCTGCCGGTCCTACTCTTATGGAATCTGCCTATCAATATTTAAATAGTGGGGTCATTTCCATTCAAATAGCAGAGTTTTTAAGAAGAATGGGTTATGAGTCCAGAGCACATATCGATGGGGATTACGAGTTGATAGCACCTTTAGTAGCACGAGATGCAGGACTAGGAGAATTAGGTAGGATGGGGCTCTTAATGACTCCTGAATTGGGGCCAAGAGTAAGAATAGGTGTCATTACTACCAATGCCCCGCTCATCATTAGTGAAAGAAAGCCAGATTATAGTGTTCATCAATTTTGTAACTGGTGTATGAAATGCGCAGTGGTTTGCCCAAGTCAAGCCATCCCCAAAACTCCCATCGAAGAATTAGATGGAGCCCAAAGATGGAAAATCAATCATGAAAAATGTTTCGGTTATTGGTGTACTTCAGGAACCGATTGCGGACGTTGCATGAGCGTTTGTCCTTATGCTCATAAAAATAATGGACTGCATAATTTCGTACGTTGGGGAATTAGAAATAATGTATTCTTCCGTTATGTTGCGGTTCACCTTGATGATGTTTTCTATGGCAAGAAACCCAAGCCGAAAAAAGTTCCTGATTGGCTGGAAGGGTAG